A stretch of the Gimesia sp. genome encodes the following:
- the ribH gene encoding 6,7-dimethyl-8-ribityllumazine synthase, whose product MNHKLIEGNLLARDANYAIVVSRWNELITRRLLDGALETFRRHGGSEEKISVYWVPGSFELPLVADKLAKSGRFQAVCCLGAVIQGSTMHHDYINHQVAAGIMRSSQESGIPVLFGVLTCETMEQAMDRAGGKVGNKGSEAALAAIEMVNLLDSIDQDQPSA is encoded by the coding sequence ATGAACCACAAACTGATTGAAGGCAACCTGCTGGCCCGCGATGCGAACTATGCAATTGTTGTATCCCGCTGGAATGAACTGATTACCCGCCGTCTGCTGGATGGCGCACTGGAAACATTCCGTCGTCACGGTGGTTCCGAAGAGAAAATTTCTGTCTACTGGGTGCCTGGTTCCTTCGAGCTGCCGCTCGTCGCTGATAAACTGGCCAAAAGTGGACGCTTTCAGGCAGTCTGCTGCCTCGGCGCCGTCATTCAGGGCAGCACCATGCACCACGATTACATCAATCACCAGGTGGCTGCAGGTATTATGCGCAGCAGCCAGGAGAGCGGAATTCCCGTTCTGTTTGGTGTTTTAACCTGCGAAACAATGGAACAGGCCATGGACCGGGCCGGTGGAAAAGTCGGCAATAAAGGGAGTGAAGCCGCTCTGGCTGCTATTGAGATGGTCAATCTGTTAGACTCGATTGATCAGGATCAGCCATCCGCCTGA
- the nusB gene encoding transcription antitermination factor NusB: MSLRKQARQLVVQMLYQIDLNSDITAEEIRAMIDEHGRSKTVRAFAWELFTGVMEFKQQIDAEIVHVAENWSLKRMAVTDRNILRLGTYELLHTDTPSAVIIDEAVELAREFGSAQSSQFVNGILDKLVPGRHDENRAAPPLPTEPAPQPPVEEDPEEEDPPLKPGSPWAT; the protein is encoded by the coding sequence ATGTCTCTCCGAAAACAGGCACGACAGCTGGTCGTGCAAATGCTTTACCAGATCGACCTCAACTCTGACATCACTGCGGAAGAGATTCGCGCAATGATCGATGAGCATGGTCGCAGCAAAACAGTTCGCGCTTTCGCCTGGGAACTGTTTACCGGAGTGATGGAGTTCAAACAGCAGATCGACGCGGAAATCGTCCACGTTGCAGAGAACTGGTCCTTGAAGCGGATGGCGGTCACCGACCGTAACATCCTGAGACTGGGAACCTACGAGCTGCTGCATACCGACACGCCGTCCGCGGTCATTATCGACGAAGCCGTCGAACTGGCTCGTGAATTCGGCAGTGCTCAGTCATCCCAGTTCGTTAACGGGATCCTGGATAAGCTCGTCCCCGGACGACACGACGAAAATCGTGCCGCCCCTCCTCTGCCAACTGAGCCCGCTCCTCAACCACCGGTGGAAGAGGATCCTGAAGAAGAAGATCCTCCACTAAAGCCGGGCAGTCCCTGGGCTACTTAA
- the polA gene encoding DNA polymerase I, with protein MKETLYIIDTFSLVFQVFHAVPAMTSPAGQPTNAIFGITRDILNIIKSQAPDYLIFAMDSSGPGTRNDVYPEYKANRTEMPEDLRPQIPHIMDVVRGFQVPIIECPGWEADDVFATIARQAREKGLDTVIVTNDKDARQLINEAVRLYNIRKNKFMDAQAVEDDWGVRPDQVIDFQSLVGDSVDNIPGVPLVGPKKAQTLIEQFGSLEEVLANADKAKGPKLQQNLKEFADQARMSRELVTLNQNLDLSVDWEASRLTHPDRERLHELFMDFGFRRFAEEMKEDFTKPEEVEPQERIRETVDTEAAFEKFVALLKEQDEFCVDLETTGLKPAEAEIVGWAISWEKHSGYYIPVEGPPGQPALDPQLVLSQLKPLLEDPEIQITNQNIKYDMVVLMRAGVFLQGVSIDPMVASYLLNAGERGHSLDKLSERYLQHTMIPISELIGSGKQQKKMFEVEINKVAEYAVEDAEIAWQLSRILKDELQQHNLWDLYWDLERPLIPILAEMEFTGIRVDIDELKQQSQALDERLMTLIEEIHSLAGHEFNIASPLQLRTVLFEELNLPVVKKTKTGPSTDQSVLEKLAPLHELPAKITEHRHLSKLKSTYLDALPGLVNPETGRIHASFNQVVAATGRLSSSDPNLQNIPIRTPEGRLIRKAFIPQDETWRLLCADYSQIELRVLAHLSQDEALSQAFREGADIHTAVAADIFRVTLDDVDSDMRRTAKAVNFGVIYGQSPFGLSEAIGIPQNEAAGFIDDYFDRYQGVREFLDQILEDCASKNYVTTICGRKREIQGVRGGVQKQLNMPERTAINTVIQGSAADLIKQAMINVSQRLKDEAHPGRMLMQIHDELVFEVPVGELESLGEIVQCEMESAMDLEVPLIVDMSSGLNWLEQTSLGID; from the coding sequence ATGAAAGAAACACTTTACATCATTGATACGTTTTCTCTGGTATTTCAGGTTTTTCATGCTGTGCCGGCCATGACCAGTCCTGCGGGTCAACCGACCAATGCCATCTTTGGCATTACGCGGGACATTCTGAACATCATCAAGAGCCAGGCCCCCGACTACCTGATCTTCGCCATGGATTCCAGCGGACCGGGCACCCGGAATGATGTGTATCCCGAATATAAAGCGAATCGCACCGAGATGCCGGAAGACCTCCGGCCCCAGATTCCGCACATCATGGATGTCGTGCGGGGATTTCAGGTTCCGATTATCGAATGTCCGGGTTGGGAAGCTGATGACGTTTTTGCCACAATCGCCCGCCAGGCCCGGGAAAAAGGCCTCGATACGGTGATCGTCACCAACGACAAGGATGCCCGCCAGCTGATTAATGAAGCCGTACGACTCTACAACATTCGTAAAAACAAGTTCATGGACGCCCAGGCCGTCGAAGACGACTGGGGCGTGCGACCGGATCAGGTTATCGATTTCCAGTCACTCGTGGGAGACAGCGTCGACAATATCCCAGGTGTCCCCCTCGTCGGTCCCAAGAAGGCACAAACCCTGATCGAGCAGTTCGGCTCCCTGGAAGAGGTGCTCGCCAATGCAGATAAAGCCAAAGGCCCCAAACTGCAGCAGAACCTGAAAGAATTCGCCGACCAGGCCCGCATGTCCCGCGAGCTGGTAACACTGAATCAGAACCTGGACCTCAGCGTTGACTGGGAAGCCTCCCGCCTGACACATCCCGACCGGGAACGACTGCACGAGCTGTTCATGGATTTCGGCTTCCGTCGCTTCGCCGAGGAGATGAAAGAAGACTTCACCAAACCAGAGGAAGTCGAGCCCCAGGAACGCATCCGGGAGACCGTCGACACTGAAGCCGCCTTCGAGAAATTCGTGGCACTGCTCAAGGAACAGGATGAATTCTGCGTCGACCTGGAAACCACCGGACTGAAACCGGCCGAAGCTGAAATCGTCGGCTGGGCCATCAGCTGGGAAAAGCACAGCGGCTATTACATTCCCGTCGAAGGCCCTCCGGGGCAGCCGGCCCTCGATCCTCAACTGGTGCTCAGCCAGCTCAAACCACTGCTGGAAGACCCCGAGATTCAGATTACGAATCAGAACATCAAGTACGATATGGTCGTGCTGATGCGGGCCGGCGTCTTTCTGCAGGGCGTCAGTATCGATCCGATGGTCGCTTCCTACCTGCTCAATGCAGGCGAACGGGGACACAGCCTGGACAAGCTGTCCGAACGCTATCTGCAGCACACCATGATTCCCATTTCGGAACTGATTGGCTCTGGAAAACAGCAGAAAAAGATGTTCGAAGTCGAGATCAACAAGGTCGCTGAATACGCGGTCGAAGATGCTGAGATCGCCTGGCAACTCTCCCGGATTCTCAAGGATGAACTGCAGCAACACAACCTGTGGGACCTGTACTGGGACCTGGAACGTCCGCTGATTCCGATCCTCGCCGAGATGGAATTCACCGGCATCCGCGTCGACATCGATGAACTCAAGCAGCAGAGCCAGGCGCTGGACGAACGACTGATGACACTCATCGAAGAGATCCATTCACTGGCCGGCCATGAATTCAACATCGCCTCTCCGCTGCAGCTCCGCACGGTGCTGTTCGAAGAACTGAATCTGCCCGTCGTCAAGAAAACCAAAACCGGCCCCAGTACCGATCAGAGCGTATTGGAGAAGCTGGCTCCGTTACACGAGCTGCCTGCGAAAATCACCGAACACCGGCACCTCTCCAAGTTGAAGAGTACCTACCTCGATGCCCTGCCCGGGCTGGTCAATCCGGAAACCGGACGCATTCACGCGAGCTTCAACCAGGTGGTCGCCGCCACCGGTCGTCTGAGTTCCAGTGACCCGAATCTGCAGAACATCCCGATTCGCACACCGGAAGGGCGCCTGATACGCAAAGCTTTCATTCCTCAGGACGAAACCTGGCGGCTGCTCTGTGCGGACTATTCGCAGATCGAACTCCGCGTGCTGGCTCATCTCAGTCAGGACGAGGCCCTCAGCCAGGCCTTCCGGGAAGGAGCCGACATTCATACCGCGGTTGCCGCCGACATCTTCCGCGTCACCCTGGATGACGTCGACAGTGACATGCGGCGGACCGCCAAAGCAGTGAACTTCGGTGTGATTTACGGTCAGAGTCCCTTCGGTCTCTCCGAAGCGATCGGCATCCCTCAGAACGAAGCAGCCGGCTTCATCGACGATTACTTTGATCGTTACCAGGGTGTCCGGGAATTCCTGGACCAGATTCTGGAGGATTGTGCCAGTAAAAATTACGTCACGACCATCTGTGGCAGAAAACGTGAGATCCAGGGCGTGCGGGGCGGCGTCCAGAAACAGTTGAATATGCCCGAACGGACCGCCATCAATACCGTCATTCAGGGATCAGCCGCCGACCTGATCAAGCAGGCAATGATCAACGTCAGCCAGCGACTCAAAGACGAAGCACATCCCGGCCGGATGCTGATGCAGATTCATGACGAACTGGTCTTCGAAGTTCCGGTGGGCGAACTGGAATCACTGGGAGAAATTGTACAGTGCGAGATGGAATCAGCCATGGATCTGGAGGTGCCTCTGATCGTCGATATGTCGTCCGGACTGAACTGGCTGGAACAGACGTCTCTGGGAATTGACTGA
- the coaE gene encoding dephospho-CoA kinase (Dephospho-CoA kinase (CoaE) performs the final step in coenzyme A biosynthesis.), whose translation MSCHKVIPTISLIGGIGSGKSAVAKTVNSFRPIRVIDADKIGHEVLDFPEVQQKIRARFGSVVFNEQGIIIRKELARLVFGETKQHQEALDALEKIVHPEIHRRLEQEIVAARSEGQVDAILVDAAVILEAGWQKLCDHIVFIECPFEQRLHRVTENRGWSAAELTKRENQQLPLSEKRKLATSVIHNDQDLESAGLQLSRFIDSILPTEKETIQ comes from the coding sequence GTGTCTTGTCATAAAGTCATCCCTACGATTTCTCTGATTGGAGGAATCGGATCAGGTAAAAGTGCAGTAGCCAAAACAGTAAATTCATTTCGACCGATCAGAGTCATCGATGCCGACAAGATCGGACACGAAGTACTTGATTTCCCCGAAGTTCAACAGAAAATACGAGCCCGTTTCGGGTCTGTGGTGTTCAATGAACAGGGGATAATAATACGTAAAGAACTCGCCAGACTCGTTTTTGGAGAAACAAAGCAACACCAGGAAGCATTAGACGCACTTGAAAAGATCGTCCATCCCGAGATTCATCGGAGGTTGGAACAGGAAATTGTGGCAGCCCGGTCTGAAGGACAGGTAGATGCCATCCTGGTAGACGCCGCCGTGATTCTGGAAGCGGGATGGCAAAAGCTGTGTGATCACATCGTTTTTATTGAGTGTCCCTTTGAGCAACGCCTGCACAGAGTGACTGAGAATCGAGGGTGGTCAGCAGCAGAATTAACCAAACGGGAGAATCAACAGTTGCCTCTCTCAGAAAAGCGTAAACTGGCAACCAGCGTGATTCACAATGATCAGGACCTGGAATCAGCAGGTCTTCAATTATCCAGATTCATCGATTCAATACTGCCAACAGAAAAAGAGACAATTCAATGA
- a CDS encoding PilZ domain-containing protein gives MEETPWSRPSMEDLKHVLASFGNQDAVNVRDVDRLELSVPAEIKTSRGNTISAMTREISRQGLGLLHKGMINPGEVTVKLASETREFEYRVKIMWCTPCDNGMFISGGEFLTKPEN, from the coding sequence ATGGAAGAAACGCCATGGAGCCGTCCTTCAATGGAGGACCTGAAACACGTACTGGCCAGCTTCGGTAATCAGGATGCCGTCAATGTCCGTGACGTGGATCGCCTGGAACTCTCCGTACCCGCAGAGATCAAAACTTCACGGGGGAATACCATTTCAGCCATGACTCGCGAAATCAGCCGTCAAGGACTCGGACTGCTGCACAAAGGGATGATCAATCCGGGCGAAGTAACTGTCAAACTGGCCAGCGAAACGCGTGAATTTGAATACCGCGTCAAGATCATGTGGTGCACGCCTTGCGATAACGGTATGTTCATCAGCGGTGGTGAATTTCTCACGAAACCGGAAAACTAA
- the rho gene encoding transcription termination factor Rho, which translates to MAKSIKLQTSENDGLVASENIDGLDSNGKAGKTATRDQRADAISKAADERYEKIKQSEIHIADLQRLTMKELMQLAKEENLTEYTGLKKQDLIFKILKERTKVNGLMFGEGTLEILPDGFGFLRSPDYHYLPCPDDIYVSPSQIRRFGLRTGAIVAGQIRPPKENERYFALLRVEAVNGCDPEILTTKVFFDDLTPLHPKERLRLSSPAGNLSTRIVDLVAPVGMGQRGLIVSPPRAGKTVMLQEMAKCVLASHPSAYVFILLIDERPEEVTDMERQVGGDRCEVVSSTFDEPPSRHIQVSEMVIEKAKRMVEYGEDVVIFLDSITRLARAWNTEVPHSGKILSGGVDANALQHPKRFFGAARNVEEGGSLTIVATALVDTGSRMDEVIFEEFKGTGNTELHLDRRMVEKRIWPAIDVNKSGTRREELLMDEEELRRVWILRRVLNDMNPVDAMELLTNRMRRSKTNEEFLLSMNLG; encoded by the coding sequence ATGGCCAAATCCATAAAACTTCAGACCTCTGAAAATGACGGGCTTGTGGCTTCAGAAAATATAGACGGGTTAGACTCGAACGGTAAAGCGGGCAAAACCGCGACGCGCGATCAGCGCGCGGATGCCATCTCCAAAGCGGCAGATGAACGCTACGAAAAAATCAAGCAGAGCGAAATCCACATCGCCGATCTGCAGCGACTGACCATGAAGGAACTCATGCAGCTCGCCAAGGAAGAAAACCTCACCGAATACACCGGGCTCAAAAAACAGGACCTGATCTTCAAGATCCTGAAAGAACGAACCAAGGTCAACGGACTCATGTTCGGCGAAGGAACTCTCGAGATCCTGCCGGACGGCTTCGGCTTCCTCCGCAGCCCCGATTACCACTACCTCCCCTGCCCGGACGACATTTACGTCTCGCCCAGTCAGATCCGACGCTTCGGATTACGCACCGGTGCGATCGTGGCAGGGCAGATTCGTCCGCCCAAAGAAAACGAACGTTACTTCGCACTGCTGCGAGTCGAAGCGGTCAACGGTTGTGACCCCGAAATCCTCACGACCAAAGTCTTCTTCGATGACCTGACCCCGCTGCACCCGAAAGAACGGCTCCGCCTCTCTTCACCTGCCGGCAACCTGAGCACGCGCATTGTCGATCTCGTGGCCCCCGTCGGTATGGGACAGCGTGGTCTGATCGTATCGCCTCCACGTGCCGGTAAAACGGTCATGCTGCAGGAGATGGCCAAGTGCGTTCTCGCCAGCCATCCCAGCGCGTACGTGTTCATCCTGCTGATTGACGAGCGACCGGAAGAGGTCACCGACATGGAACGACAGGTCGGCGGCGACCGCTGTGAAGTCGTCTCCAGTACATTCGACGAGCCGCCGAGCCGACACATTCAGGTTTCGGAAATGGTCATTGAAAAAGCCAAACGCATGGTGGAATACGGTGAAGACGTTGTCATCTTCCTGGATTCCATCACCCGCCTGGCCCGTGCCTGGAACACCGAAGTCCCGCACTCTGGTAAGATCCTCTCCGGTGGTGTAGACGCAAACGCGCTGCAGCACCCCAAACGGTTCTTCGGTGCTGCCCGTAACGTGGAAGAAGGGGGCAGCCTGACAATCGTTGCAACCGCCCTTGTCGATACCGGCAGCCGCATGGATGAAGTGATCTTCGAAGAATTCAAAGGGACCGGTAACACCGAACTGCACCTCGACCGTAGAATGGTCGAAAAGCGTATCTGGCCGGCAATCGATGTCAACAAGTCGGGTACCCGTCGCGAAGAACTGCTGATGGACGAAGAAGAACTCCGTCGCGTCTGGATCCTCAGACGGGTTCTCAACGATATGAATCCGGTTGATGCGATGGAACTGTTGACCAACCGGATGCGACGTTCTAAAACGAACGAAGAATTTCTGCTGAGCATGAACCTGGGATAA
- a CDS encoding deoxyribonuclease IV, with amino-acid sequence MPLLGAHQSIAGGYYKAVDLAAEFEMDCVQIFTKNNNQWRAKPLTDKDVALFQEHLESTGVSRPCSHMSYLINLASPKDELWNKSIDAVVVELERAEALGLEGAVMHPGSFVTSSEEEGLDRIVAAIDQIHEKTDGFQTQIWLETTAGQGSNLGHRFEQLAYLLKQVKEGERLGICVDTCHIFAAGYPLIEADEYQSTMQELDNVIGYDRVRAFHLNDSKCEFGSRKDRHENIGKGFLGLEPFRHLLNDPNFQDRPMYLETPKDEEDGVPLDQINMQTLRGLCER; translated from the coding sequence ATGCCATTACTGGGAGCACATCAGTCGATTGCTGGTGGATATTATAAAGCCGTGGATCTGGCTGCTGAATTCGAAATGGACTGCGTGCAGATCTTCACCAAGAACAACAACCAGTGGCGGGCCAAGCCTCTGACGGATAAAGATGTGGCTCTGTTCCAGGAGCATCTGGAGTCGACGGGCGTGAGTCGTCCCTGTTCGCATATGAGCTACCTGATTAATCTCGCCAGTCCCAAAGATGAACTCTGGAACAAATCGATCGATGCCGTCGTTGTGGAACTGGAACGAGCGGAAGCCCTCGGGCTGGAAGGGGCCGTGATGCACCCCGGCAGTTTTGTGACTTCCAGCGAAGAAGAGGGGCTGGATCGGATCGTGGCTGCCATCGATCAGATTCACGAGAAGACCGATGGCTTCCAGACCCAGATCTGGCTGGAGACCACAGCCGGCCAGGGATCAAATCTGGGACATCGCTTCGAACAACTGGCGTATCTGCTGAAACAGGTCAAGGAAGGGGAGCGACTGGGGATCTGTGTTGATACCTGTCATATCTTTGCGGCCGGCTATCCCCTGATCGAAGCAGACGAATACCAGTCAACCATGCAGGAACTGGATAATGTGATCGGTTACGATCGCGTGCGGGCCTTCCATCTGAATGATAGCAAGTGTGAGTTCGGCAGTCGTAAAGACCGTCACGAAAACATCGGTAAGGGCTTTCTCGGACTGGAACCGTTTCGGCATCTGCTCAACGATCCGAATTTCCAGGACCGTCCGATGTATCTGGAAACTCCCAAGGATGAGGAAGACGGCGTGCCGCTGGATCAGATTAACATGCAGACCCTGCGTGGTTTATGCGAACGCTGA
- a CDS encoding SDR family oxidoreductase, with translation MGYHLITGATGLLGRYLIRDLSMAGVPLAVLVRPTRRMTADQRIDMIMGFWDDQLGRELPRPVVLEGNINEENLGLSEEDLKWATANVDYMIHSAASLSFYSTSHESEPWRSNVGGAKKVLEFCKTADIKKFAHVSTAYVCGLRTGRIMESDVDVGQESGNDYERSKLEAELMVRGSDQFESLTVFRPAIIIGDSKTGFTNTFHGFYAALQLGHTLMQMQSRDETGLLYASSRFTLNGDESKNLIPVDWVSAVMSYIITHPKHHGKTYHLTPLHPVQSRLVHDVLSTACKFYGSRFAGAGVELTDPNEGERLFYDHIRVYNSYWRDDPVFDSSNTQEAAPHLPCPHVDRDLLLHLSQVAIDMNFSWNDRTPHRFGVK, from the coding sequence ATGGGATACCATCTGATCACAGGTGCCACCGGCTTACTGGGAAGATACTTAATTCGAGATTTATCCATGGCGGGAGTCCCGCTGGCGGTGCTGGTGCGACCTACCCGACGGATGACAGCAGACCAGCGGATCGACATGATCATGGGCTTCTGGGATGATCAGCTGGGCCGTGAACTGCCGCGACCTGTCGTGCTGGAAGGCAACATCAATGAAGAGAATCTGGGTTTGAGCGAAGAGGACCTGAAGTGGGCCACTGCGAATGTGGATTACATGATTCATTCCGCCGCCAGCCTCTCATTCTACAGCACCAGCCATGAAAGTGAGCCCTGGCGTTCCAATGTGGGCGGTGCGAAAAAAGTGCTTGAGTTCTGTAAAACCGCGGACATCAAAAAGTTTGCCCACGTTTCGACCGCGTATGTCTGTGGTTTACGAACCGGTCGGATCATGGAAAGCGACGTCGATGTAGGGCAGGAATCAGGAAACGATTACGAACGGAGCAAACTCGAAGCAGAACTGATGGTTCGCGGCTCTGATCAGTTTGAATCGCTGACCGTCTTCCGTCCGGCGATCATTATTGGGGATTCCAAAACCGGATTCACGAACACCTTCCACGGATTCTATGCCGCTCTGCAGCTGGGACACACCCTGATGCAGATGCAGTCCCGGGATGAAACGGGCCTGCTGTATGCCAGCTCCCGGTTCACGCTGAATGGGGATGAATCCAAGAACCTGATTCCCGTCGACTGGGTTTCCGCAGTGATGTCATACATCATTACGCATCCCAAGCATCATGGCAAAACGTACCATCTGACTCCGCTGCATCCGGTTCAGTCCCGCCTGGTGCACGATGTGCTTTCGACGGCCTGCAAGTTCTATGGTTCCCGGTTTGCAGGGGCTGGCGTGGAACTGACTGACCCCAATGAAGGGGAACGGTTGTTCTACGATCACATCCGGGTGTACAACTCTTACTGGCGCGATGATCCGGTCTTCGACAGTTCCAACACACAAGAAGCTGCACCGCACCTGCCTTGTCCGCACGTGGATCGCGATCTGCTGCTGCATCTGTCGCAGGTGGCGATTGATATGAACTTCAGCTGGAACGATCGTACGCCCCACCGGTTCGGCGTTAAGTAG
- a CDS encoding MMPL family transporter yields the protein MISSFYQKYSRCLIWGVFCTLPILAFMAELLPSNNDIETWLPKDSDVRIVYDRFKAEFGAEEVILVAVEKGLDQPALIEGTAGRIETLASVRECWTPDRLKNILNEFQVEPAEVNRRLDGLLMNKQHNMAGILVLLSDEGIKDRAGTVAGIREKLEYNQLTGREVKLAGAPVVIAELDRLGSQKSNKKFFIITLLISLCLLYYSFREWKKTLATLGLTIWAINLTTALIYLGGGEMNFILGALSVMVLVFTLAISIHVHHYVASCIDQPDPLSSALKIAWKPCFLATLTTTIGLYSLTISEIGPVTQFGYAASLGTFVSLITGLGLTPAVLTIWPIDPKTIHAAESRWNFQKCANWLIDHSGRVSLATIVLVMITGVGLFSLKTKIDPLDFLPAEGRVIQDVRAVQENLTELDSVEAIVDFGDDDKPFIEKVERVRELEKVIQQHPAVRHTMSLASFFPNQFPESPFETARLLSKAQSKHGENDFVSDGERLWRISARISSDAELPQDQIYDELSAMINDPQVVLTGVAPLLRRAQNQIFTGFWESFSMAFVIITIVMIVSLRSIKAGLVAMVPNLTPICIVFGILGWYQIPIDIGIMMTASIALGIAVDGTFHFLVRYQEQFRLSRNSAQASRDSLLMTGEPIFTAAVITGAGMLALTLSNFVPTARFGYMMTSLLVAALVGDLILLPCLLALRPRNVDQPDGSDHKDSGAETDESRPRSPHFLKQSQQGAKDQSDKAVA from the coding sequence ATGATCTCATCTTTCTATCAAAAATACAGTCGTTGCCTGATCTGGGGTGTGTTCTGCACGCTGCCGATTCTGGCCTTCATGGCAGAGCTGCTGCCTTCCAACAATGATATCGAAACCTGGTTGCCCAAGGATTCGGATGTTCGCATTGTTTACGATCGCTTCAAGGCGGAGTTCGGTGCAGAAGAAGTCATTCTGGTGGCGGTAGAGAAGGGTTTGGATCAGCCGGCACTGATTGAAGGCACCGCAGGGCGGATCGAAACCTTAGCTTCAGTCAGAGAGTGCTGGACCCCCGATCGACTGAAAAATATTCTGAATGAATTCCAGGTAGAACCAGCAGAGGTCAACCGTCGTCTGGACGGTCTGTTGATGAACAAGCAGCATAACATGGCCGGGATTCTGGTATTACTCTCAGACGAGGGGATTAAAGACCGGGCAGGAACGGTCGCCGGGATTCGTGAAAAGCTGGAGTACAACCAGTTAACCGGACGTGAGGTCAAGCTGGCGGGAGCGCCGGTGGTGATTGCAGAACTGGATCGCCTGGGCAGTCAGAAATCCAATAAGAAGTTTTTCATCATCACACTGCTGATCAGCCTGTGTCTCCTGTATTACTCCTTCCGCGAATGGAAGAAAACACTGGCCACACTGGGGCTGACGATCTGGGCCATCAACCTGACCACCGCTCTGATCTACCTGGGCGGCGGTGAGATGAACTTCATTCTCGGTGCCCTGTCGGTGATGGTGCTGGTATTCACACTCGCCATTTCGATTCACGTGCATCACTATGTCGCCAGCTGCATCGATCAACCCGATCCCTTGTCTTCCGCACTCAAAATTGCCTGGAAACCCTGTTTTCTGGCGACTCTGACAACGACGATCGGCCTGTATTCGCTGACGATCAGCGAAATCGGACCAGTCACCCAGTTCGGCTATGCCGCCTCACTGGGAACGTTCGTCTCCCTGATTACCGGACTCGGGCTCACTCCCGCGGTGTTGACCATCTGGCCCATTGATCCGAAAACCATCCACGCCGCGGAATCCCGCTGGAACTTCCAGAAATGTGCCAACTGGTTGATCGATCATTCCGGACGTGTGTCGCTGGCGACAATCGTGCTGGTGATGATTACCGGCGTAGGGTTGTTCAGTCTCAAGACAAAAATCGATCCACTCGATTTTCTGCCCGCGGAAGGACGTGTGATTCAGGATGTGAGAGCGGTTCAGGAGAATCTGACCGAACTCGATTCCGTCGAAGCGATTGTCGATTTTGGCGATGACGACAAGCCGTTTATCGAAAAAGTAGAGCGTGTCCGCGAGCTGGAAAAAGTGATCCAGCAGCATCCTGCTGTCAGACACACCATGTCGCTGGCGAGCTTCTTCCCGAATCAGTTTCCCGAAAGTCCGTTCGAGACAGCCCGGCTGTTGTCAAAGGCACAGTCGAAGCATGGAGAGAATGACTTCGTTTCTGACGGGGAACGGCTGTGGCGGATCTCAGCTCGTATCAGCAGTGATGCAGAGCTGCCTCAGGATCAGATTTACGATGAACTGTCGGCGATGATCAATGACCCGCAGGTCGTTTTAACCGGCGTGGCTCCGTTGTTGAGACGGGCTCAGAACCAGATCTTTACCGGGTTCTGGGAAAGCTTTTCGATGGCGTTTGTGATCATTACGATCGTGATGATTGTCTCGCTGCGTTCCATCAAGGCGGGACTGGTGGCCATGGTTCCCAACCTGACGCCGATCTGCATCGTGTTCGGCATCCTGGGCTGGTACCAGATTCCGATCGACATCGGGATCATGATGACCGCCAGTATCGCACTGGGCATCGCCGTCGACGGGACGTTCCACTTCCTGGTGCGATACCAGGAGCAGTTTCGTCTTTCCCGTAATTCGGCTCAGGCTTCCCGCGATTCTCTGCTGATGACCGGTGAACCGATCTTTACGGCTGCGGTGATTACCGGGGCCGGTATGCTGGCATTAACGCTCAGCAACTTCGTGCCGACCGCGCGGTTTGGCTATATGATGACTTCACTGCTGGTAGCAGCACTGGTGGGAGATTTGATCCTGCTGCCCTGTCTGCTGGCCCTGCGACCACGGAATGTCGACCAGCCGGATGGATCTGATCACAAAGACAGTGGTGCTGAGACAGATGAGTCCCGACCTCGGAGTCCGCATTTTCTCAAGCAGTCGCAACAGGGAGCGAAAGATCAGTCAGACAAAGCAGTTGCATAG